A window of Infirmifilum lucidum contains these coding sequences:
- a CDS encoding DUF2153 family protein, translated as MSSVSEFIKLFANNLTNWVEAQKTFLDSAKSIEQELEGADRLELILATRAAFAHMIKTIEAFDKWLQDPFIIGHMPREMLVDIQHNVWDILKKLLELDIKHTSEFRDMLLKLAESGKLNPILFAPREETRREDRFHISY; from the coding sequence GTGAGTAGTGTGAGCGAGTTCATAAAGCTATTTGCAAATAACCTCACAAACTGGGTGGAGGCTCAGAAGACATTCCTAGACTCTGCAAAGTCAATAGAACAGGAGCTCGAGGGGGCAGACAGGCTGGAGCTCATACTAGCAACGCGAGCGGCTTTTGCGCACATGATAAAAACTATTGAGGCCTTCGATAAATGGCTACAGGATCCTTTCATAATAGGTCACATGCCGCGCGAAATGCTTGTGGACATACAGCATAATGTTTGGGATATCCTCAAGAAACTCTTGGAGCTCGACATCAAGCACACATCGGAGTTTCGCGATATGCTACTCAAGCTAGCAGAAAGCGGAAAGCTTAACCCTATACTTTTTGCTCCGAGAGAGGAAACGAGGCGCGAAGACCGCTTCCACATAAGTTACTAG
- a CDS encoding UbiD family decarboxylase yields the protein MNLRETVNVLRANNLVAEIDEPLSAHYEIPWLVSRLSEKSIKALLFSRIEGKEFPLVTNVYYGKSHVVFREDVDGLREKFRRLVSLLSGVPLDSASKLSKLASLALLSDVFPKVQESTKGFLQYTAFDINLLELPALRHHTLEEYPVIKNPVIILQDPRTKVSEVFSQPVQVVDEKALLVHVPRRTRAYSLIEEAARHGGSLSVAVAIGSPPHLQLAASINWVPWIDKYLLAGALAGTPLNLVRLENGIYAPAEAEIILAGELVPGDVRPEGKMLFEDMRLYGGSPMPVIRVKALLAKPSAFFYTSITSPVRSDIAELKRIEEKLVLELVQLHIPGVTWIKFLGIDAYRTLLVALEEPRQTSAFEIGSLLLSLNIAPYIDTVIVLKEGREIQGLEDDNLVKYLITSLRHDKILALSTPSPDDTLRSERNTRVIVDATNLDFKDYVKDYIEGIEEPEKLRELYEKISRELRDA from the coding sequence TTGAACTTAAGGGAAACAGTGAACGTTCTGAGGGCAAATAATCTCGTGGCTGAAATAGATGAACCTCTATCGGCACACTATGAAATACCATGGCTAGTATCCCGTCTCTCGGAGAAGAGTATAAAGGCCCTGCTGTTCAGCAGGATTGAGGGAAAAGAGTTTCCGCTTGTAACCAATGTCTACTACGGCAAGTCTCACGTAGTATTTAGAGAAGACGTAGACGGCCTCCGCGAGAAATTCAGAAGACTAGTATCCCTGCTCTCAGGTGTGCCTCTAGACTCGGCGTCTAAGCTCAGCAAGCTGGCTTCCCTGGCATTGTTGTCGGATGTTTTCCCCAAAGTACAGGAGTCCACTAAGGGTTTCCTTCAGTATACAGCTTTTGACATAAACCTACTGGAACTGCCTGCATTAAGACACCATACGCTAGAGGAATACCCTGTCATAAAGAACCCCGTGATTATACTACAGGATCCCAGGACAAAAGTCTCAGAGGTATTCTCACAACCTGTACAAGTAGTCGACGAGAAAGCTCTACTCGTGCATGTGCCTCGCCGTACTAGGGCCTATAGCTTGATTGAGGAAGCAGCGCGACACGGAGGATCTCTCAGCGTCGCGGTTGCAATTGGGTCACCGCCGCACTTGCAGCTTGCGGCAAGCATCAATTGGGTTCCCTGGATAGACAAATACCTACTTGCAGGGGCTCTGGCAGGCACGCCGCTCAACCTAGTAAGGCTTGAGAACGGCATATATGCTCCGGCTGAAGCAGAAATAATACTTGCGGGCGAACTAGTGCCAGGAGACGTTAGGCCTGAGGGTAAAATGCTGTTCGAAGACATGCGACTGTATGGCGGCTCTCCAATGCCAGTTATAAGAGTGAAGGCGCTACTAGCCAAGCCTTCGGCATTCTTCTACACATCCATAACAAGCCCCGTGAGAAGCGACATAGCCGAGTTGAAGAGGATCGAAGAAAAACTAGTCCTAGAGCTCGTTCAGTTACACATACCTGGCGTCACCTGGATAAAGTTCCTCGGTATCGATGCGTACCGTACACTACTAGTTGCCTTAGAAGAGCCGCGGCAAACATCCGCATTCGAGATTGGCAGCCTCCTGCTCTCGCTTAACATAGCCCCCTACATAGACACAGTGATAGTGTTGAAAGAGGGGCGTGAAATACAAGGGCTAGAAGATGACAACCTGGTGAAATATCTAATAACGAGCCTGCGGCACGACAAGATTCTAGCCTTAAGTACTCCCTCCCCTGATGACACCCTGAGGAGCGAGAGAAATACCCGGGTCATAGTGGATGCAACTAACCTGGATTTCAAGGACTACGTGAAGGACTATATTGAGGGTATTGAGGAGCCTGAGAAACTTAGGGAGTTATACGAGAAAATTTCTCGAGAACTTCGGGATGCGTAG
- a CDS encoding AMP phosphorylase, producing MQLKVVILPYESAHYTVVLDQTVAKKLDLKPNDRVRVFSGSREIIATVTIAKDFPQDSVGIYTNASRILQVNEGEAVHVEPTEPPKSLDVIRKKLVRGKITFEEAMQLMRDIVGGLLSEVELAALVTAIHFQGLSIDEAYNLTVAMVETGRRLSLNRPTILDKHSLGGVPGDKTSLLVVPIIASLGFTIPKTSSRAITSPAGTADRMEAIAPVNLPLEEMTRVIEKTNGCIVWGGALNLAPADDIIIRVEYPLGIDPFFVPSILAKKLAVGSTHVVLDVPTGRGTKARTLEEARRIAHDFIELGSMLGIKIQAVSTYAEEPVGYAVGPALEAREALQALNSLKPLDLVDKAVSLAGTLLEMIGIQNGFDVAFEALRTGKAEKKFRQIIEAQGGNPGIKPDDIPLGEKTLTVYAEEDGFVYYIDNPTIALIGKTAGAPIDKGAGVLLHVKIGDKVKAGDPLFTVYSYSSVKIQAVEKIVETLRAVGIGKIAGRKMMLEKITFVPSRPLLER from the coding sequence ATGCAGCTCAAAGTCGTAATCCTCCCGTATGAAAGTGCGCACTACACAGTTGTCCTGGATCAGACTGTAGCTAAAAAGCTCGATCTGAAGCCCAACGATAGGGTTAGAGTGTTTTCGGGCTCCCGGGAGATAATCGCCACCGTGACTATAGCGAAAGACTTCCCCCAGGACTCTGTCGGGATCTATACGAACGCTTCGAGGATTCTACAAGTAAACGAGGGAGAAGCCGTACACGTTGAGCCCACAGAGCCTCCAAAGTCCCTAGACGTTATCCGGAAAAAGCTTGTGAGAGGGAAAATCACGTTCGAAGAGGCAATGCAGCTAATGCGCGACATCGTTGGGGGTCTTTTGAGTGAAGTCGAGCTGGCAGCGCTTGTCACGGCGATACACTTCCAAGGTCTCTCGATAGACGAGGCGTACAACCTTACAGTGGCGATGGTGGAGACGGGGAGGAGGCTCTCACTTAATAGACCTACAATTCTCGACAAACACAGCCTCGGCGGTGTCCCGGGAGACAAGACAAGCCTCCTAGTGGTTCCCATAATAGCCTCTCTCGGCTTCACTATACCCAAGACATCCTCCAGGGCTATAACTTCTCCTGCGGGTACGGCAGATAGGATGGAGGCTATTGCTCCCGTAAACCTGCCTCTTGAGGAGATGACACGCGTCATAGAGAAGACAAATGGGTGCATTGTTTGGGGTGGGGCATTGAACCTGGCACCGGCAGACGACATTATAATAAGGGTGGAGTACCCACTAGGTATCGACCCATTCTTCGTGCCATCAATACTAGCTAAAAAACTAGCCGTGGGGTCAACTCACGTAGTCTTGGACGTGCCCACGGGCCGGGGAACCAAGGCCCGCACTCTCGAAGAGGCGCGTAGGATAGCACACGACTTTATAGAACTCGGCTCAATGCTAGGAATAAAGATACAGGCTGTCTCGACTTATGCCGAGGAGCCCGTAGGTTACGCCGTGGGCCCAGCCCTAGAAGCTAGGGAAGCGTTACAGGCGCTAAACTCGCTGAAACCACTCGACCTGGTAGACAAGGCTGTGAGTCTAGCTGGAACATTGCTCGAAATGATCGGGATACAGAACGGATTCGACGTTGCCTTCGAGGCTCTCAGGACTGGGAAGGCTGAGAAGAAGTTTAGACAAATCATAGAAGCCCAAGGTGGGAACCCAGGGATAAAGCCCGACGACATTCCCTTGGGAGAAAAGACTCTTACCGTGTACGCTGAGGAGGACGGTTTCGTCTACTATATTGACAATCCTACAATAGCTCTAATAGGTAAGACTGCAGGCGCACCTATAGACAAGGGCGCTGGAGTTTTACTCCACGTAAAGATAGGGGATAAGGTTAAAGCAGGAGACCCCCTCTTCACAGTCTACTCGTACAGTTCTGTAAAGATACAGGCTGTTGAGAAGATTGTTGAAACTCTGCGAGCAGTGGGTATCGGCAAGATTGCAGGCAGGAAAATGATGCTTGAAAAAATAACCTTTGTACCCTCGAGGCCTCTGCTAGAGAGATGA
- a CDS encoding aldehyde ferredoxin oxidoreductase family protein, producing the protein MKGWNGKILWVDLASKEVKVQEYSGDFAQKYIGGRGFAARLLWDHLTPGVDPLSPENILVVAAGPLTGLPGPSTGKLVVAAKSPLTHGYGDGNIGSKAAVYMRYSGFDAVAITGRSDKPIYVHISDGKVEFYPADDLWGKDTFSSERVLTSRHGKNAGVLLIGPAGENLVKLATIISQEGRSGGRPGIGAVMGSKNLKALVFSGERAPEVHDLDEYRKIAARAYAEIKKKPGYSFWMRQGTMMTIQWSQANSVLPTYNFSEGVFEDSEKIDGNAMEKVKVGQRGCPNCNMTCGNYIYDDQGEISELDYENVAMLGSNIGLGDLRKIARLNRLADMWGVDTIGLGSVLGFAAEASEKKLISEKVEWGDFEAFVKLSEDIVYRRGELGRLLGEGVEYASQRMGAEDIAVHVKGLSVSAYDCHTAPAMALSYGVSSVGAHHKDAWVISWEVAHGRFEYSRAKAEKVLELQKIRGGLFETLVSCRLPWVEVGLELEWYVNLFNSATGLKWKFEDFMVVAERVLNLIRAFWVREYTAEGRRWNRLLDYPPRKWFTKPLTRGPFKGARLDAQRYDEMLGAYYNLIGWDHRGIPRASTLEKLGLGDVRCGLEKFTALTY; encoded by the coding sequence ATGAAGGGCTGGAATGGGAAGATCCTTTGGGTAGATCTTGCATCGAAGGAGGTTAAAGTCCAGGAGTATAGTGGAGACTTCGCCCAAAAATACATCGGCGGTAGAGGTTTCGCCGCCCGGCTACTTTGGGATCACCTCACCCCAGGCGTCGACCCTCTCTCTCCCGAGAACATTCTAGTAGTGGCTGCAGGGCCTCTAACAGGTCTACCTGGCCCGAGCACTGGGAAACTCGTAGTCGCTGCAAAGAGCCCGCTTACGCACGGATACGGAGACGGGAACATAGGGAGCAAAGCCGCTGTATACATGAGGTACTCAGGGTTTGATGCCGTAGCTATTACTGGGAGATCAGACAAGCCTATATACGTTCACATCTCAGATGGTAAAGTGGAGTTCTACCCCGCCGATGACTTGTGGGGGAAAGACACTTTTAGCAGTGAGCGCGTCCTAACGAGTAGACACGGCAAAAACGCTGGCGTACTGTTGATAGGGCCTGCCGGTGAAAACCTCGTAAAACTCGCGACGATAATCTCGCAGGAGGGTAGGAGCGGTGGGAGACCTGGAATCGGAGCAGTAATGGGTAGTAAGAACTTGAAGGCTCTGGTTTTCTCCGGTGAGAGGGCGCCCGAAGTCCATGACTTGGACGAGTATAGGAAAATAGCTGCAAGAGCTTACGCGGAGATCAAGAAGAAGCCTGGCTACTCTTTCTGGATGAGGCAGGGAACCATGATGACTATTCAGTGGTCTCAGGCAAATAGTGTACTACCTACGTACAACTTCAGTGAGGGCGTATTCGAGGACAGTGAGAAGATAGACGGCAACGCCATGGAAAAGGTGAAAGTCGGGCAGCGTGGGTGCCCAAACTGTAACATGACGTGCGGGAACTACATATACGACGACCAGGGAGAGATTTCCGAGCTCGACTACGAAAATGTAGCAATGCTAGGATCGAATATAGGGCTCGGAGACCTCAGAAAGATCGCGAGGCTGAACAGGCTCGCTGACATGTGGGGTGTCGACACCATAGGCCTCGGCTCAGTCCTAGGGTTTGCTGCCGAGGCGAGCGAGAAGAAACTTATCAGCGAGAAGGTGGAGTGGGGGGACTTTGAAGCTTTCGTGAAACTCTCCGAGGACATAGTCTACCGGCGGGGAGAACTTGGGAGACTCCTTGGAGAGGGCGTAGAGTATGCTTCTCAAAGGATGGGCGCAGAGGATATTGCAGTCCACGTTAAGGGCTTGAGTGTTTCGGCGTATGACTGCCACACGGCACCTGCCATGGCCTTGTCTTACGGTGTTAGCTCTGTGGGAGCGCATCATAAGGATGCTTGGGTAATTTCGTGGGAGGTTGCCCACGGCCGCTTTGAGTACTCGCGCGCTAAGGCCGAGAAAGTTCTCGAGCTCCAGAAGATCAGAGGGGGGTTATTTGAGACGCTAGTTTCCTGCAGGTTACCATGGGTAGAGGTTGGCCTCGAACTCGAGTGGTACGTTAACCTGTTTAACTCCGCGACCGGGCTAAAGTGGAAGTTTGAAGATTTCATGGTAGTCGCGGAGCGGGTGCTTAACTTGATAAGAGCCTTCTGGGTTAGGGAGTACACTGCTGAGGGTAGACGGTGGAACAGGCTCCTAGACTACCCGCCACGTAAGTGGTTCACCAAGCCTTTGACGAGGGGGCCCTTCAAGGGGGCTAGGCTGGATGCTCAGCGGTACGACGAGATGCTGGGGGCCTACTACAACCTTATCGGCTGGGATCACAGGGGAATTCCGCGGGCGTCGACGCTCGAGAAGCTTGGTTTAGGCGACGTCAGATGTGGCTTAGAGAAATTCACTGCACTAACGTATTGA
- a CDS encoding glycosyltransferase: MPLVSVVITAHREAENLEELLDFFTALSARKSLEVIVSVDEPGEKLRKIIEAYSGKAVFSVSEARRGKVRALNDALSLSRGEIILFLDSDVRVEDPLFLERLESVMEKADVAEIKKLVPGSSIIGKLVYYDYLTFGVASYIFDRRVGLCAGLNGAAFAFRRAALKELGGFKNSVLEDMDIGFRSFFLGLRYKYFYQSAVIVDPPTSILEWVNQRLRWSTGAWLWVKEYMFLLLGSAGKHSLESAAAILVMFPWIVILPVVFLSYIPGALALIITAWHLALSLFASLLPLVYIFETVMALLPPQVFFTLPYFLLYCLSLWVVSRRIGYRVNPLWLTLYFFFYSPIWLSIMFAGFIRVFVLRRKDVRGWKL, from the coding sequence ATGCCCCTAGTGTCTGTCGTAATAACAGCCCACCGTGAAGCCGAGAACTTGGAGGAACTCCTCGATTTTTTCACAGCACTTAGTGCACGAAAGTCGCTTGAAGTAATAGTCAGCGTGGACGAGCCCGGCGAGAAGTTGCGCAAGATAATTGAGGCTTATAGCGGGAAGGCTGTCTTCTCAGTTAGCGAGGCTAGAAGGGGGAAGGTAAGGGCATTGAATGATGCCTTGTCACTTTCACGTGGCGAAATAATCCTGTTCCTGGACAGCGATGTACGAGTAGAGGATCCCCTGTTCTTGGAGCGCCTCGAGTCGGTGATGGAGAAGGCTGATGTCGCCGAGATTAAGAAACTCGTCCCAGGATCATCTATTATAGGCAAGCTAGTCTACTACGACTATTTAACGTTTGGAGTAGCAAGCTACATTTTCGACAGAAGAGTAGGGCTCTGCGCCGGACTTAACGGAGCGGCATTCGCCTTCAGGCGGGCAGCACTCAAGGAATTGGGGGGATTTAAGAATAGTGTCCTCGAGGACATGGATATTGGCTTTAGGAGCTTTTTCCTCGGTCTACGGTACAAGTATTTCTACCAGTCGGCCGTGATTGTAGACCCTCCCACAAGTATTCTCGAGTGGGTTAACCAGAGGCTTAGATGGTCTACTGGTGCGTGGCTCTGGGTCAAAGAATACATGTTTCTCCTTCTAGGGAGCGCCGGCAAGCACTCACTCGAGTCGGCTGCCGCAATATTAGTGATGTTCCCCTGGATCGTCATTCTCCCAGTAGTCTTCCTTTCGTACATTCCGGGAGCCCTCGCTTTGATTATTACAGCGTGGCATCTAGCCCTCAGCTTATTCGCCTCTCTCCTCCCACTAGTCTATATTTTCGAGACCGTGATGGCTCTCCTGCCGCCTCAAGTGTTTTTCACCTTGCCGTACTTCCTCCTGTACTGTTTAAGCTTGTGGGTTGTTTCGAGAAGAATAGGCTATAGAGTTAATCCACTGTGGCTTACTCTGTACTTCTTCTTCTACTCTCCCATATGGCTGTCCATAATGTTCGCTGGCTTCATTAGAGTGTTTGTATTACGGCGAAAGGACGTCAGGGGGTGGAAACTTTAA
- a CDS encoding DUF5679 domain-containing protein, with protein sequence MSHQKIMAYCVKCRKQVEMKNPQQVTLKNGRLAYKGTCPHCGTTVYRFVGRVKQ encoded by the coding sequence ATGTCCCACCAGAAAATAATGGCATACTGCGTCAAGTGCCGCAAACAAGTCGAGATGAAGAACCCACAGCAAGTCACGCTTAAGAACGGCAGGCTCGCCTACAAGGGCACCTGCCCTCACTGCGGCACTACTGTCTACAGGTTTGTGGGCAGAGTTAAGCAGTAG
- a CDS encoding SPFH domain-containing protein, with translation MSKGSLQVIRWVNPSPDDIVWRYPNDDIQLGSVVIVEEYQVAVFFRDGKAYDVLGPGRHVLSTLNIPLLSRAYGIVYSETPFKATIIFISTKQFQGKFGGQTQTQDLAPLKFYGSFWFRVADPQLFVVEVVGGQRAFDTESVNKFLRGYFLENAMASLSKYKLAEVFSNIDKVTAELKLDLLESFRRVGLELIDVKMEGLDTTPEYRDRIFWITQTGAAAEVMRMDTVKSVAQELGKSPGASLGTGMVILPPLLTPTPPAQAPATPAQQVASTGFQGVQCPKCGTLNPPGAKFCYNCGTPLTKKCPKCGSDVPLNAKFCPYCGYQFT, from the coding sequence ATGTCCAAGGGGTCTTTACAGGTCATAAGGTGGGTCAACCCGTCGCCAGACGACATAGTGTGGAGGTACCCTAACGATGACATTCAGCTTGGCTCAGTTGTTATAGTAGAAGAGTACCAGGTGGCCGTATTCTTCAGGGATGGAAAGGCCTATGACGTGCTAGGCCCTGGCAGGCATGTTCTCTCAACCCTCAACATACCGCTACTGTCGAGGGCTTACGGCATCGTCTACTCAGAGACGCCATTCAAGGCAACAATAATTTTCATCAGCACCAAACAGTTCCAAGGGAAGTTTGGAGGGCAGACACAGACGCAGGACTTAGCCCCTCTAAAGTTCTATGGTAGCTTCTGGTTCAGGGTGGCTGACCCCCAGCTCTTTGTAGTTGAAGTCGTCGGAGGGCAGAGGGCGTTCGATACAGAGTCCGTTAACAAGTTTCTGAGAGGGTACTTCTTGGAGAACGCCATGGCCTCGTTGAGCAAGTACAAGCTGGCTGAAGTTTTCTCAAACATAGACAAGGTCACTGCAGAGCTTAAACTCGACCTTCTGGAATCCTTTAGGAGAGTGGGGCTCGAGCTAATAGACGTAAAAATGGAAGGACTAGATACTACGCCAGAGTACCGTGACAGAATTTTCTGGATTACCCAGACAGGGGCGGCTGCAGAAGTCATGCGCATGGATACAGTTAAATCTGTGGCGCAAGAACTCGGAAAATCTCCCGGTGCATCGCTAGGAACAGGCATGGTCATACTACCGCCGCTACTTACACCTACACCTCCCGCACAAGCCCCAGCTACGCCTGCTCAACAAGTCGCAAGTACAGGCTTCCAGGGAGTCCAGTGCCCGAAGTGCGGCACGTTGAACCCGCCGGGTGCTAAGTTCTGCTACAACTGTGGCACACCCCTAACCAAGAAGTGTCCGAAGTGTGGCAGTGACGTGCCGCTCAACGCTAAGTTCTGCCCGTACTGCGGATACCAATTCACGTAG
- a CDS encoding transcriptional regulator: MQAPCEAMSRKLLPSIRGIIVKYMYEELGLTQLQIARVLGVSQSSISRYINRQRGTWPATSVPELEGKVKEVARLLLENKIRREEVLCEICRYVRTTHPEVLEKFSRITP; encoded by the coding sequence ATGCAGGCTCCATGCGAGGCTATGAGCAGGAAACTCTTGCCGAGCATCAGGGGGATAATCGTCAAGTACATGTACGAGGAACTAGGCTTAACGCAACTACAGATAGCTCGCGTGCTCGGAGTCAGCCAGTCTAGTATAAGCCGGTATATAAACAGGCAACGCGGGACGTGGCCTGCTACGAGTGTGCCGGAGTTAGAGGGCAAAGTCAAAGAGGTTGCGAGGTTGCTTCTAGAGAACAAGATTAGGCGAGAAGAAGTGCTGTGTGAGATATGCAGGTATGTGAGGACTACGCATCCCGAAGTTCTCGAGAAATTTTCTCGTATAACTCCCTAA
- a CDS encoding nicotinamide mononucleotide deamidase-related protein — protein sequence MKEETAEGVTNKLEAEPPQILNEAMILSIGNELLIGKVLNTNAQRISEELTRIGFIVRAALTVRDDVLSIAEAFRHAISRRVQVVVSTGGLGPTFDDKTVEGLARALNRPLVLNEEALKLVREKYEARGLPLTPERVKMALLPLGAIPLENPVGTAPGVYVSFRGTHFFVLPGPPKEVEAILTGSVLPILRRIFRALEFLEASFIVRGIPESEFAPVVQRAARSYMGVYVKSHPRGFELGEPVLEIHLTTYGGFYRGQLAECFGFLVSMAKKMGGEVKISREPPSRV from the coding sequence ATGAAGGAAGAGACGGCTGAAGGCGTGACGAATAAACTAGAGGCTGAGCCCCCACAGATCCTAAACGAGGCGATGATCCTCAGCATAGGTAACGAGCTGCTCATAGGGAAGGTTTTGAATACTAATGCCCAGAGAATATCTGAGGAGCTGACAAGAATTGGTTTTATCGTCAGGGCAGCGCTAACAGTTAGAGACGATGTTTTGAGTATAGCAGAGGCCTTTAGGCACGCCATCTCCCGGCGAGTCCAGGTTGTTGTCTCAACTGGTGGCTTGGGACCGACGTTCGATGACAAGACAGTCGAAGGCCTTGCCCGAGCCTTAAATAGGCCCTTGGTTCTCAACGAGGAAGCCCTCAAGCTAGTAAGAGAAAAGTATGAGGCAAGGGGGCTCCCTCTAACGCCTGAAAGGGTTAAAATGGCATTACTGCCCCTGGGGGCTATCCCTCTCGAGAACCCCGTAGGAACAGCTCCAGGCGTATACGTCAGCTTCCGTGGGACGCACTTCTTTGTCCTGCCCGGCCCTCCGAAGGAGGTTGAAGCAATACTCACCGGTAGTGTTCTTCCGATCCTAAGGCGGATTTTCAGGGCTTTGGAGTTCTTAGAGGCGTCGTTTATTGTACGAGGCATACCTGAGTCGGAGTTTGCGCCGGTGGTGCAGAGGGCTGCCAGGAGCTACATGGGAGTCTACGTAAAAAGCCACCCGAGAGGGTTTGAACTCGGGGAGCCTGTTCTAGAGATACATTTGACGACCTATGGTGGGTTCTACAGGGGGCAACTAGCAGAATGTTTCGGTTTCCTCGTATCAATGGCCAAGAAAATGGGCGGGGAAGTAAAGATAAGCAGAGAACCCCCGTCTAGAGTATAG
- a CDS encoding MoaD/ThiS family protein, translating into MAKVKIYYFGFLSELSGKSYDEVELPERAGVKVKELVNERIKPFLDTIIILVNDVSVTPDKRVKPGDTVKLLPHIGGG; encoded by the coding sequence ATGGCTAAGGTTAAAATCTATTACTTTGGCTTTCTCTCCGAGCTTTCGGGCAAATCCTACGACGAAGTAGAGCTCCCGGAGAGAGCCGGCGTGAAAGTCAAGGAACTTGTTAATGAAAGGATTAAACCCTTCCTCGACACTATAATAATCCTCGTAAACGACGTATCCGTTACGCCAGACAAAAGAGTGAAGCCCGGAGATACGGTTAAACTCTTGCCGCATATCGGAGGGGGGTAG
- a CDS encoding DUF120 domain-containing protein, whose translation MSNTGFYDLVPLLLELAKRGCLAFPQRISRTEIMKSMGFSAWKFRKLIDKAESEGYISKVYYGRYVAYKITPRGADLLQRIYSDLATIFNSSTLLTLQGVVVPGLGEGAVYMSIPKYVEAFRDALGFEPYPGTLNVKLDEESVEKRLFLRKSNKGLKIPGFIINGKEYCSVVVYKAAITGNGVTVYGGALEIEKTKHGPEILELIAPVKLRDELKLRDGDKVEVKINV comes from the coding sequence ATGTCCAATACGGGTTTCTACGACCTCGTGCCCTTACTTCTGGAGCTCGCAAAAAGGGGGTGCCTAGCTTTCCCACAGCGAATCAGCCGCACTGAAATCATGAAGAGCATGGGGTTTTCCGCTTGGAAATTCAGGAAGCTAATTGACAAAGCAGAGAGTGAGGGCTATATCAGCAAAGTCTACTACGGGCGTTACGTAGCCTATAAAATCACACCTAGGGGGGCAGACCTCCTCCAGAGAATATACTCCGACCTTGCCACAATTTTCAACTCGAGTACGCTACTCACCCTGCAGGGCGTAGTGGTTCCAGGCCTGGGAGAGGGAGCCGTGTACATGAGTATACCCAAGTACGTCGAAGCATTCAGGGACGCGCTGGGGTTTGAACCATACCCCGGTACTCTAAACGTGAAGCTCGACGAAGAATCCGTTGAAAAACGCCTTTTTCTGAGAAAAAGCAATAAGGGGCTGAAAATTCCTGGCTTTATAATCAACGGTAAAGAGTACTGCAGTGTCGTGGTATATAAAGCCGCGATAACCGGTAACGGAGTAACCGTATATGGTGGCGCCCTGGAGATTGAGAAGACGAAGCACGGCCCAGAAATACTCGAGTTAATCGCGCCAGTTAAACTCCGAGATGAACTGAAGTTAAGGGATGGAGACAAAGTCGAGGTAAAGATAAACGTCTAA